The Streptomyces sp. SS1-1 genome has a segment encoding these proteins:
- a CDS encoding protein phosphatase 2C domain-containing protein, giving the protein MNQQGGKPTGHEDDWWGQLYGDAEDAGPSTAPDSLDDRYASAADAVNRPDTVPAPRSDPDAPAREAPAFPAGLPRPPGFTVEPAPVPVEAPAPGSAPAPGSAPAPVPAPVPAGEEPPPPPAGDRPARALDYVGAGPPTYDPEPTALPPADPDDLGDLVADTVLDGARYGTATVRAVSLRGDSARYRGEPRRDSLLTARFGTGDHALLLVAMATGARATPGAHRAAAEACRWIGRAVGRSHEQLAADMRAGRRGDLKSGLHRLTGRSLGRLRASAVEQGVDPEEYAAVLRCLLLPADPECRTRVFFGAGAGGLFRLRDGEWQDIEPRVTDTAGEPVVGFGSPPAETPDGDRLTMDLGIPTPPSPYEPAPEPPREPFRFRASVARPGDTLLLCTSGLADPLRGEPELAAHLRRRWSGSGPPGLADFLADTQVRVKGYADDRTAAAVWET; this is encoded by the coding sequence ATGAATCAGCAGGGGGGCAAGCCCACCGGTCACGAGGACGACTGGTGGGGCCAGCTGTACGGCGACGCCGAGGACGCCGGCCCGTCCACGGCACCCGACTCGCTCGACGACCGGTACGCCTCGGCCGCGGACGCCGTGAACCGGCCGGACACCGTCCCGGCACCGCGCTCCGACCCGGACGCTCCCGCGCGGGAGGCGCCGGCGTTCCCGGCCGGTCTGCCCCGGCCGCCCGGCTTCACGGTGGAACCGGCGCCGGTTCCGGTCGAGGCTCCGGCTCCAGGCTCGGCTCCGGCTCCAGGCTCGGCTCCGGCTCCGGTCCCGGCTCCCGTTCCGGCGGGTGAGGAGCCGCCCCCTCCGCCCGCCGGAGACCGGCCGGCCCGCGCGCTCGACTACGTGGGCGCCGGACCGCCCACCTACGACCCCGAGCCGACCGCACTGCCCCCGGCCGACCCGGACGACCTCGGCGACCTGGTGGCCGACACCGTCCTCGACGGCGCCCGCTACGGCACCGCCACCGTGCGGGCCGTGTCCCTGCGCGGCGACTCCGCCCGCTACCGGGGCGAGCCCCGCCGCGACTCCCTGCTCACCGCCCGCTTCGGCACCGGCGACCACGCCCTGCTCCTGGTCGCCATGGCCACCGGCGCCCGCGCCACCCCCGGCGCCCACCGGGCCGCCGCCGAGGCGTGCCGGTGGATCGGCCGGGCCGTCGGCCGCAGCCACGAACAGCTCGCGGCCGACATGCGGGCCGGCCGGCGCGGCGATCTGAAGTCCGGGCTGCACCGCCTCACCGGCCGCAGCCTCGGCCGGCTCCGCGCGAGCGCCGTCGAACAGGGCGTCGACCCGGAGGAGTACGCGGCCGTCCTGCGCTGCCTGCTGCTGCCCGCCGACCCCGAGTGCCGGACGCGGGTCTTCTTCGGGGCGGGCGCCGGAGGGCTGTTCCGGCTGCGGGACGGGGAGTGGCAGGACATCGAGCCGCGGGTGACCGACACCGCCGGCGAACCCGTCGTCGGCTTCGGCTCGCCGCCCGCCGAGACCCCCGACGGCGACCGGCTCACCATGGACCTCGGCATCCCGACCCCGCCGAGCCCCTACGAGCCGGCGCCCGAGCCGCCTCGCGAGCCCTTCCGCTTCCGCGCCTCCGTGGCCCGCCCCGGCGACACCCTGCTGCTGTGCACGAGCGGCCTCGCCGACCCCCTGCGCGGCGAACCCGAACTCGCGGCCCACCTCCGGCGGCGCTGGTCCGGCTCCGGGCCGCCCGGCCTCGCCGACTTCCTCGCCGACACCCAGGTCCGGGTCAAGGGATACGCCGACGACCGTACGGCCGCCGCCGTCTGGGAGACGTGA